The Hymenobacter sp. GOD-10R genome includes a window with the following:
- a CDS encoding MFS transporter, whose amino-acid sequence MAVLSSPNRTRPYVIAWVFSLIFYFLEYAVRSGPAVMLPELAGVFGVSTTEVSSILGTYYYTYSLAGLIAGIALDRTGAKFALPAGVLVVALGCALFAVPGSWAGNAGRLLQGAGSAFAFTGSVYLASRGFQARSLATAIGATQCLGMLGGALGQSAAGPLIHNGFDLRTFWLLMGAANFATCLALFFVTPNDAAEQAQQPRAKASLLEPYKVVFRNPQSYLCGLIAGLLFAPTTIFAMNWGVASLQKDQQMSYAAATWACSMVPLGWVVGCPMLGWLADRLGRRKPVLFGGAASMILLGLQQLYLPSLLPLYVSLFLFGVASGAAMIPYSIIKEANPDEVKGSATGAMNFLTFSVSAILGPMFAHLYGQTLGNAADPAAHFQTGGLFWIGCTSVAIVAALLLRETGTGRKTTVSKLTHGFQPAAQMSRHCMVKPLSDEAGPV is encoded by the coding sequence ATGGCTGTACTAAGTAGCCCCAACCGCACCCGGCCCTACGTTATTGCGTGGGTCTTCTCCCTCATTTTTTACTTCCTGGAATACGCCGTGCGCTCCGGTCCGGCGGTCATGCTTCCGGAGCTAGCGGGCGTGTTCGGCGTGAGCACCACGGAAGTCAGCTCTATCCTGGGCACGTATTATTACACGTATTCTTTGGCCGGGCTGATAGCCGGCATTGCCCTCGACCGCACGGGCGCTAAATTCGCGCTGCCGGCTGGCGTGCTCGTGGTAGCGCTCGGATGCGCGTTGTTTGCCGTACCGGGTTCCTGGGCTGGCAACGCCGGCCGTTTGCTGCAAGGCGCGGGGTCAGCATTTGCATTTACGGGCTCGGTGTACCTAGCCTCCCGCGGATTTCAAGCGCGGTCCTTGGCCACGGCTATTGGAGCTACGCAATGCCTTGGTATGCTAGGTGGTGCCCTCGGACAATCGGCCGCGGGACCCCTGATTCACAACGGATTTGATTTGCGCACCTTTTGGCTCCTGATGGGCGCAGCCAACTTTGCTACCTGCTTAGCACTGTTTTTCGTTACCCCAAATGATGCGGCTGAGCAGGCGCAACAACCCAGAGCTAAGGCTAGCTTACTGGAACCCTACAAAGTGGTTTTCCGCAATCCGCAGTCGTACTTGTGCGGGCTGATTGCCGGGTTGCTCTTCGCCCCGACCACCATCTTTGCCATGAACTGGGGCGTGGCTTCGTTGCAAAAAGACCAACAAATGAGCTACGCGGCTGCCACGTGGGCGTGCTCGATGGTGCCGCTGGGCTGGGTGGTGGGTTGCCCAATGCTCGGGTGGCTGGCCGACCGCCTAGGTCGCCGTAAGCCGGTGCTGTTTGGCGGGGCGGCCAGCATGATCTTGCTGGGCTTGCAACAGCTGTACTTACCTAGCTTGCTCCCACTGTATGTCAGCTTATTTCTGTTCGGCGTCGCCTCGGGCGCAGCTATGATTCCATATTCTATCATCAAGGAAGCCAACCCCGATGAGGTAAAAGGCAGCGCTACCGGCGCCATGAACTTCCTCACCTTTAGCGTGAGTGCCATCCTCGGGCCGATGTTCGCCCACCTCTACGGCCAAACGCTAGGCAACGCTGCCGACCCAGCCGCGCACTTCCAGACCGGCGGCTTGTTTTGGATCGGGTGCACGAGCGTGGCCATCGTGGCGGCGCTGCTGCTACGCGAAACGGGTACCGGCCGCAAAACGACCGTTTCGAAGCTGACGCACGGTTTTCAACCGGCGGCGCAGATGTCGCGCCATTGCATGGTTAAGCCCTTATCAGACGAAGCTGGTCCGGTTTAG
- the dnaE gene encoding DNA polymerase III subunit alpha gives MPVFSHLHCHTQYSLLDGQASIGALMKKAQADGMPAVALTDHGNMFGAFNFVAEANKYNVKPIVGCEFYLVEDRHKKQFSREKGERDVRHHQLLLAKDQAGYHNLAKLCSLSFIEGVYSKYPRIDKELLLQYHEGLIATSCCIGAEIPQALLWKTEEEAEKQLRWWLDVFGDDYYIEIQRHGIENIDNTGKSQEDLNQVLLKWAKKYNVKVICTNDSHYVNQEDFAPHDLLLCVNTGEEHSIPVGDFETKYFRLMSSEKRVLYDHLDNLRPLASSDDQVRRQLMRIDEEAQMPRPRSRFGFPNDQFYFKSQEEMNHLFRDVPESVDNTNEIVDKISPPKLARDILLPNFPLPAGFANADEFLRELTYVGAFGPSAGKGIVTMTKPPRYSERTPEIDERLEYELRIIQTMGFAGYFLIVQDFINKGRDMGVAVGPGRGSAAGSAVAYCVGITNIDPIKYSLLFERFLNPERVSMPDIDIDFDDVNRQRVIDYVVDKYGKTQVAQIITFGTMAAKSSIKDVARAMELPLPVTNELAKMVPEKPGTTLAGAFAENQELDMIRRDDAPDNLRGQILRLAEKLEGSVRNTGIHAAGVIIAPDDITKYIPVSTSKDSDLLVTQFDGKVIESAGMLKMDFLGLKTLTIIVDALELIKKNHGVDINIDDIPLDDPKTYELYQRGDTIGTFQFESEGMRMYLKDLKPTNIEDLIAMNALYRPGPMQFIPNFINRKHGREVVEYPHELLEPILNYSQGIMVYQEQIMQAAQILAGYSLGGADLLRRAMGKKDMKKMALEREKFCKGAAELHSIKEKKANEVFDVMEKFAAYGFNRSHSAAYSVVAYQTGYLKANYPAEYMAAVLTNNMSDIKKVTFFIEEARRQGVPVLGPDVNESILKFNVNEKGQIRFGMAAVKGAGEAAIENIVAERSKKGPFTDIFDFSKRVNLRAVNKKTFESLALSGAFDSFERYHRRQFVEAPGGDQNLIDKAVRMGQQYQADQDSAQQSLFGGGAFGAVAMPLPKVADMEPWPATEQLRREKEVVGFYLSGHPLDDFKLEIDSYCTCGLDKVESYKNREVTVAGLISNVMFKTTKTGQPFVSFSVEDYESSLNLALFRDDYSRFSSIINPRNYDKEQVPPMYIRGKYAQRFRDSDQFEFKILTMEPLFNVAEKLANGVRVQLNLRTVTEPFMDRFMAAVEESAGSKKLEIKFAEPHEHLTVDTYSRRYRIEPKAFIRKMREMEIEACQLI, from the coding sequence ATGCCTGTTTTCTCCCACCTTCATTGCCACACCCAGTATTCCCTCCTCGACGGCCAAGCTAGCATTGGCGCGCTGATGAAGAAAGCGCAGGCCGACGGCATGCCCGCCGTCGCTCTCACCGACCACGGCAACATGTTCGGCGCCTTCAACTTTGTGGCCGAGGCAAACAAGTACAACGTAAAGCCCATCGTAGGCTGCGAGTTTTACTTGGTAGAAGACCGGCACAAGAAGCAGTTCAGCCGCGAAAAAGGCGAGCGAGACGTGCGTCACCACCAGCTGCTGCTGGCGAAAGACCAGGCCGGCTACCACAACCTAGCGAAGCTCTGCTCTCTGAGCTTTATCGAAGGTGTGTATTCCAAATACCCGCGTATCGACAAGGAGCTGCTGCTTCAGTACCACGAGGGCCTGATTGCCACGTCGTGCTGCATCGGTGCGGAAATTCCGCAGGCGCTGCTGTGGAAAACGGAAGAGGAAGCTGAGAAACAGCTGAGATGGTGGCTTGATGTGTTCGGCGACGATTACTACATCGAGATTCAGCGCCATGGCATCGAGAACATCGACAACACCGGCAAAAGCCAGGAAGACCTGAACCAGGTGCTGCTGAAGTGGGCCAAAAAGTACAACGTCAAGGTCATTTGCACCAACGACTCCCACTACGTCAACCAGGAGGACTTTGCGCCCCACGACTTGCTGCTGTGCGTGAACACCGGGGAGGAGCACAGCATCCCGGTGGGCGACTTCGAGACCAAGTACTTCCGCCTGATGTCGTCGGAGAAGAGGGTGCTTTACGACCACCTAGACAATCTACGCCCCCTAGCTTCGTCCGACGACCAAGTGCGACGTCAGCTCATGCGTATCGATGAGGAAGCTCAGATGCCTAGACCTAGGTCGCGCTTCGGCTTCCCCAACGACCAGTTCTATTTCAAGAGCCAGGAGGAGATGAACCACTTGTTCCGGGATGTGCCGGAAAGTGTGGATAACACGAACGAGATTGTGGATAAGATCTCGCCGCCCAAACTGGCCCGCGACATCCTATTGCCCAATTTCCCGCTACCTGCCGGCTTTGCCAACGCCGACGAATTCCTGCGGGAGCTAACGTACGTGGGGGCTTTTGGACCGAGTGCCGGGAAAGGTATCGTGACGATGACTAAGCCGCCCCGTTACTCCGAGCGCACGCCTGAAATCGATGAACGGCTGGAATACGAGCTGCGCATTATTCAGACGATGGGCTTCGCGGGCTATTTCCTCATCGTGCAGGACTTCATCAACAAGGGCCGCGACATGGGCGTGGCGGTGGGCCCGGGCCGGGGCTCAGCCGCAGGCTCGGCGGTGGCGTACTGCGTCGGTATCACCAACATCGACCCGATTAAGTACTCCCTGCTGTTCGAGCGTTTCTTGAATCCCGAACGTGTGTCGATGCCTGATATCGACATCGACTTCGACGACGTAAACCGCCAGCGCGTGATTGACTACGTGGTGGATAAGTACGGCAAAACGCAGGTGGCCCAGATTATCACCTTCGGTACCATGGCCGCCAAGTCCAGCATCAAGGACGTGGCGCGGGCCATGGAATTGCCGCTGCCGGTGACCAACGAGCTAGCGAAGATGGTTCCTGAGAAGCCCGGCACTACCCTAGCCGGCGCCTTTGCTGAAAACCAGGAGCTAGATATGATCCGGCGCGACGATGCGCCCGATAACCTCCGCGGCCAGATCTTGCGCTTGGCGGAGAAGCTCGAAGGCTCGGTGCGTAACACCGGTATCCACGCGGCCGGCGTCATCATCGCTCCCGACGACATCACCAAGTACATCCCGGTTTCGACCTCCAAAGACTCGGACCTGCTCGTGACGCAGTTCGACGGCAAGGTGATTGAATCGGCCGGCATGCTCAAGATGGACTTCTTGGGCCTCAAAACGCTCACGATCATCGTGGACGCCTTGGAGCTGATCAAGAAGAATCACGGCGTTGATATCAACATCGACGATATTCCGCTCGACGACCCTAAGACCTACGAGCTGTACCAGCGCGGCGATACTATCGGCACGTTCCAGTTTGAGTCCGAGGGTATGCGCATGTACCTCAAGGACCTCAAGCCCACCAACATCGAGGACTTGATTGCCATGAACGCCCTATACCGGCCGGGTCCGATGCAGTTCATTCCGAACTTCATCAACCGCAAGCACGGTCGGGAAGTGGTAGAATACCCGCACGAACTGCTGGAGCCCATCCTGAACTACTCTCAGGGCATCATGGTGTACCAGGAGCAGATCATGCAAGCCGCCCAGATTTTGGCCGGCTACTCCCTCGGTGGCGCCGACTTGCTGCGCCGCGCCATGGGTAAGAAGGACATGAAGAAGATGGCCTTGGAGCGCGAGAAGTTCTGCAAGGGCGCGGCTGAGCTGCACAGCATCAAGGAGAAGAAGGCCAACGAAGTATTCGACGTGATGGAGAAGTTTGCGGCCTACGGCTTCAACCGCTCTCACTCCGCCGCCTACTCGGTCGTAGCTTATCAGACCGGTTATCTGAAAGCTAACTACCCCGCCGAGTACATGGCTGCCGTGCTGACCAACAACATGTCGGACATCAAGAAGGTGACGTTCTTCATCGAGGAAGCCCGCCGCCAGGGTGTGCCCGTGCTAGGTCCCGACGTGAACGAATCGATCCTCAAGTTCAACGTAAACGAAAAAGGCCAAATCCGTTTCGGTATGGCTGCCGTGAAAGGCGCCGGCGAAGCGGCTATTGAGAACATTGTAGCGGAGCGCAGTAAAAAAGGACCGTTCACGGATATTTTCGACTTCTCGAAGCGTGTGAACCTGCGGGCCGTCAACAAGAAGACGTTTGAAAGCCTAGCTTTATCGGGCGCCTTCGACTCATTCGAGCGTTACCACCGCCGTCAATTCGTGGAAGCGCCCGGCGGTGACCAGAACCTCATCGACAAGGCGGTCCGCATGGGCCAGCAGTACCAAGCTGACCAAGATTCGGCCCAGCAAAGCTTATTTGGCGGTGGCGCGTTCGGCGCGGTGGCCATGCCCCTGCCCAAAGTGGCCGATATGGAGCCCTGGCCCGCTACCGAGCAGCTGCGCCGCGAAAAGGAAGTGGTAGGCTTTTACCTCTCCGGTCACCCACTCGATGACTTCAAATTGGAAATCGACTCCTACTGTACCTGCGGTCTTGACAAAGTAGAGAGCTACAAAAACCGCGAAGTAACCGTAGCCGGTCTGATTTCGAACGTGATGTTCAAGACGACCAAGACCGGCCAGCCGTTCGTGTCGTTCAGCGTGGAAGATTATGAATCGAGCTTGAACCTAGCTTTGTTCCGCGACGATTACTCGCGCTTCAGCTCCATTATCAACCCGCGCAACTACGACAAGGAGCAGGTGCCGCCCATGTACATCCGGGGCAAGTACGCCCAGCGCTTCCGCGACTCCGACCAGTTTGAGTTCAAGATTCTGACCATGGAGCCGCTGTTCAACGTGGCCGAAAAGCTAGCCAACGGCGTGCGCGTGCAGCTCAACCTTCGCACCGTGACCGAGCCCTTTATGGACCGCTTCATGGCCGCCGTGGAGGAATCAGCCGGCTCTAAGAAGCTGGAAATCAAGTTTGCCGAGCCGCACGAGCATCTCACCGTGGACACCTATTCGCGCCGCTACCGCATCGAGCCGAAAGCCTTCATCCGCAAGATGCGGGAAATGGAGATTGAGGCCTGCCAGCTGATCTAG
- a CDS encoding T9SS type A sorting domain-containing protein translates to MRPFTSYWPTFGATLIGLLVANQAMAQAPIISNVFPAPHSFKQPVTTPVSATLTPFTTVSLKVYSSQAGGLRSGTTTTNNNTISFAPAALFRAGETLSATLTSPNGAKYAWQFTAAVSGGSGRFEAGVVTPISTQSYSQDYLTLVDVDGDADLDVLAPYYLDRYSLGVLRNDGTGKLAPLVDLNVATQRFRPGDVDGDGDLDLVYAIKSTGLGVLRNNGAGTFTPVSGIISTSTEVVALALGDLDSDGDLDLIFSEGGSKTLQVRLNNGAGVFTGNGQVSISSSAIRIELTDLDNDGDLDALTGYGGTTAGPLNIRLNNGQGQFSGTTELPVGGYRGNIGLADFDDDGDVDIAVPLFEPDGKLSLWRNNGNGTFAKGPDLSIGSAPQVVEIGDVDGDKDLDIITDARENSSSANSVNLNLNTGTGNFIRQASIPTGPFPIDLTLGDMDNDGDLDLVVYSLSGNSNDLRGQIIVHRNANTILATQQTALKVPAMGAWPNPVERGADLHFETATATGGKAALYNTLGCLVRELAFEGQTSTLPTAGLTPGVYLLTVTPIGQHGTTKRVILR, encoded by the coding sequence ATGCGTCCATTTACTTCCTATTGGCCAACTTTTGGTGCTACACTTATCGGCTTACTCGTTGCCAACCAGGCGATGGCGCAGGCGCCCATCATTTCTAACGTTTTTCCCGCACCACATAGCTTCAAGCAACCCGTCACTACTCCTGTGTCGGCCACATTAACCCCCTTTACAACAGTCAGTCTAAAGGTATATAGCTCGCAGGCAGGCGGCTTACGGAGTGGTACTACCACCACCAATAACAACACAATTTCCTTTGCACCTGCTGCCCTTTTTCGAGCAGGCGAAACATTGTCGGCGACGCTCACGAGTCCAAACGGGGCCAAATACGCGTGGCAGTTTACAGCCGCCGTCTCAGGCGGCAGCGGCCGGTTTGAGGCGGGAGTAGTTACACCGATAAGCACCCAAAGCTACTCACAAGACTATCTGACGCTTGTCGACGTGGACGGCGACGCCGATTTGGATGTGCTAGCCCCTTACTACCTAGATCGGTATTCGTTGGGCGTGTTGCGTAATGACGGCACCGGCAAACTCGCGCCACTTGTTGACCTAAATGTGGCTACCCAGCGTTTCAGGCCGGGCGACGTGGATGGCGACGGCGACCTCGACCTTGTATATGCCATCAAAAGCACTGGCCTAGGCGTGTTGCGCAACAACGGCGCGGGTACCTTTACTCCTGTGTCAGGCATTATTAGTACAAGCACCGAGGTTGTTGCGCTCGCATTAGGCGACTTGGATAGCGACGGCGACCTAGATCTTATCTTCTCGGAAGGTGGCAGTAAGACGCTTCAAGTTCGCCTGAACAACGGGGCAGGCGTGTTCACGGGCAACGGGCAGGTTAGCATCTCCTCTAGCGCAATACGAATAGAGCTTACCGATCTTGATAACGACGGTGACTTAGATGCGCTAACTGGCTACGGCGGCACAACAGCTGGTCCCCTAAACATTCGTCTGAACAATGGTCAAGGACAGTTCTCTGGGACAACTGAATTGCCGGTGGGCGGCTACCGGGGCAACATCGGCCTGGCCGATTTCGATGACGACGGCGACGTCGATATTGCCGTTCCACTTTTTGAGCCTGATGGAAAGCTTAGCCTATGGCGCAACAATGGCAACGGCACCTTTGCGAAAGGACCTGACTTATCAATTGGCAGCGCGCCACAAGTAGTAGAGATAGGCGACGTTGATGGTGACAAGGACCTAGATATTATCACCGATGCCCGAGAAAATAGCTCCTCGGCGAACTCTGTCAATCTGAACTTGAATACTGGCACAGGCAACTTTATCCGACAAGCAAGTATTCCGACCGGCCCGTTCCCGATAGACCTTACACTCGGCGACATGGACAACGACGGTGACTTGGATTTGGTCGTGTATAGCCTCAGTGGCAACAGCAACGATCTGAGAGGCCAAATAATCGTGCATCGCAACGCAAATACGATACTAGCTACTCAGCAAACGGCGCTCAAAGTTCCAGCTATGGGTGCTTGGCCAAACCCGGTGGAGCGTGGCGCCGACCTCCACTTCGAAACCGCTACCGCTACCGGTGGTAAAGCGGCCCTGTACAACACCTTGGGTTGTTTGGTGCGCGAGCTGGCTTTCGAAGGACAAACCTCAACACTGCCTACGGCTGGCTTGACACCAGGAGTGTATTTGCTAACAGTAACCCCAATAGGGCAACACGGCACTACAAAACGCGTGATCTTACGTTAG
- a CDS encoding chloride channel protein, with protein sequence MKFRTRRRALQLRTRVNDSLQFNPFVFSRLFFLWALIGIMGGVLAGGYWIVLEHLMEWLALVPGLWVIPLMATAGLLAGLVIYKLGDPGEMDLIVNNIRFKGGQLDPRNNLSMILSSLVCIASGGSAGPEAPLVQVVGSTGTWLAQRFRLRGEDLRSLSIAGMAAAFTALFGAPLGGSLFALEILHHRHVVEYYQALIPAFVASCSSYIIFVLITHTGLGPTWQFPLYTSPNLNDCFLAVLYALAGTAVGWLFIFIVRRCRSLFRSRRLPIYWRMALSGILLGVIAYFVPLARYFGHDQLAELLHMTFSPQFLLLLMGAKLLAIALTVTSGWRGGFIIPLFFVGAVTGLLLHSLFPDQNLSLILISCMAAINACVTRTPISTTVLLGTLTGFHSIVPVMFASLTGFFLSPKMPLINAQLGVYTEEEE encoded by the coding sequence ATGAAGTTTCGCACCCGTCGACGCGCCTTACAGCTACGGACCAGAGTAAACGACTCGCTACAATTTAATCCATTCGTTTTTAGCCGTTTGTTCTTTCTGTGGGCGTTGATCGGGATAATGGGTGGCGTCTTGGCGGGCGGCTATTGGATTGTGCTTGAACACCTCATGGAGTGGCTGGCCCTGGTACCAGGTCTCTGGGTTATTCCACTCATGGCTACGGCCGGGTTGCTGGCCGGACTAGTCATTTATAAGCTTGGCGACCCTGGCGAGATGGACTTGATTGTGAACAACATCCGTTTCAAAGGGGGGCAGCTAGACCCTCGGAATAATCTTTCCATGATTCTGTCGTCGTTGGTGTGTATTGCCAGCGGCGGCAGTGCTGGCCCCGAAGCGCCACTAGTACAAGTAGTGGGCTCTACGGGTACGTGGCTGGCTCAGCGCTTTCGCCTGCGTGGCGAAGACTTACGCTCACTTAGTATCGCGGGCATGGCAGCAGCTTTCACAGCTCTATTTGGGGCGCCACTCGGCGGTAGCTTGTTTGCTCTGGAAATCCTGCATCACCGCCATGTGGTCGAGTACTACCAGGCGCTCATTCCGGCGTTTGTGGCTAGCTGCTCCAGCTACATCATCTTCGTTTTAATTACGCACACGGGCCTAGGTCCTACGTGGCAATTTCCGCTCTATACTTCGCCCAATCTTAACGACTGTTTTCTGGCCGTTCTGTATGCGCTGGCAGGAACCGCGGTGGGGTGGCTGTTTATTTTCATTGTGCGGCGTTGCCGAAGTTTGTTTCGCAGCCGACGCTTGCCCATTTATTGGAGGATGGCTTTGAGTGGTATCTTGCTCGGCGTTATTGCCTACTTTGTGCCGCTCGCGCGTTACTTTGGGCACGACCAGTTGGCTGAGTTGCTGCACATGACGTTCTCACCTCAGTTTCTACTACTTTTGATGGGTGCCAAGCTGCTCGCTATTGCACTGACGGTAACTTCGGGGTGGCGCGGCGGTTTCATTATTCCGCTGTTTTTCGTGGGTGCCGTTACTGGGCTGCTCCTGCACTCCTTATTCCCCGATCAAAACCTGTCACTCATCCTGATCAGCTGCATGGCGGCCATCAACGCCTGCGTCACGCGCACGCCCATCAGCACGACGGTACTGCTCGGTACGCTCACTGGCTTTCATAGTATCGTACCGGTCATGTTTGCTAGTCTCACGGGGTTTTTCCTTTCGCCCAAAATGCCGCTGATCAACGCTCAGCTAGGTGTATACACGGAGGAAGAAGAGTAA
- a CDS encoding LysM peptidoglycan-binding domain-containing protein, with protein sequence MKRIVLLLFCLLPLLAVAQSVTVPPTIEFAGLHLRLTDKGRRAVQEKVDALRRYQPSFQARVDLADAYFPIIDRVFKEKGIPLDYHYLSLQESGLQGDAESIHAAVGYWQFKRESAVELGVQVNDAVDERKHITVATYGAAQYLLRNNKVLHNWVNTLLTYNLGLSGAKPYTLPTDYDATEMEITQDTHPYILTFLAHKIAFEQAVGQNPNPPMLLQEFPAVGGQTLSAIAFSLQTEADILAKHNRWLLDKKVPTDRAYTVLVPVTDPIQLTAMAAKQNLGTKGQLLSQPEMDPQNADFVRINGLRALIALPGDTKESLAQRGGLKMRRFLNYNDLMAFDNIVVGQPYFVQKKRDKAAVAYHTAQPGESVAIVSQKYGVRAKAIWNKNRMARNEELRPGRVLWLQHTRPREVPIEYAPSTNATAQAAFERPLARQTAKPTPAAAPAPAPSSPKPKATEPEPYAGNVAAHNRLEEDAAEEDSVTMTSGDLATENLNDLPAAPAATVTTDSTAETESTTEPAAAPPAPAAPRTVYAGRPTQQAPSTPTPSTEPVTEGAASNPAETPVAKTPTPAPTPKTPAAVVLRDPAPASTPAASKPAATTAPSGAAAPLVVPVATEALPANGLYIVQKSEGIYAIARRYGLRPADLIAWNELPPNPSLRLGQTLRLTGPSTATSAATTATPTTPAPAAAPKPTSSPVSAPASAPKTAAPAATAAPSPRPAAASASTVSSPPPATSPAPATNVVRHTVEAKESMYSISRKYKVTIKQIMEWNNKPDFNVKPGEVLVIQPAN encoded by the coding sequence ATGAAACGAATTGTGCTTTTGCTCTTTTGTCTGCTGCCGTTGCTGGCAGTGGCGCAGAGTGTCACAGTACCCCCTACCATTGAATTTGCCGGTTTACACCTGCGCCTGACGGATAAAGGCCGCCGCGCCGTGCAGGAAAAAGTGGACGCGCTGCGGCGCTATCAGCCCTCCTTTCAGGCCCGCGTCGACCTAGCGGATGCGTACTTCCCGATTATTGACCGAGTCTTCAAAGAAAAAGGCATCCCGCTCGATTATCACTACTTATCGCTGCAAGAAAGCGGCTTGCAGGGCGACGCCGAATCGATTCACGCGGCCGTTGGCTACTGGCAGTTTAAGCGGGAGTCGGCCGTGGAGCTAGGTGTGCAGGTGAATGATGCGGTGGATGAGCGCAAGCACATCACCGTAGCAACGTATGGCGCTGCGCAGTACTTGCTGCGCAACAACAAGGTGCTGCACAACTGGGTCAACACGCTGCTCACCTACAACCTAGGTCTGAGCGGCGCCAAGCCCTACACCCTCCCCACCGACTACGATGCGACCGAAATGGAGATTACGCAGGATACGCACCCATATATCCTCACGTTTCTGGCGCACAAAATAGCCTTTGAGCAAGCGGTAGGACAGAATCCGAACCCGCCCATGCTATTGCAGGAATTCCCGGCGGTGGGTGGCCAAACCTTATCGGCTATTGCCTTCAGCTTGCAAACGGAGGCCGACATCTTGGCCAAGCATAACCGCTGGCTGTTGGACAAAAAAGTACCCACCGACCGCGCCTACACCGTTCTCGTCCCCGTTACCGATCCTATTCAGCTGACGGCCATGGCGGCCAAGCAGAACCTAGGGACCAAAGGCCAACTGCTTTCCCAACCCGAAATGGACCCGCAAAACGCCGATTTCGTGCGCATCAACGGCTTGCGGGCCCTCATTGCACTGCCCGGCGACACGAAGGAGAGCCTAGCCCAACGCGGCGGATTGAAGATGCGCCGGTTCCTGAACTACAACGACCTGATGGCGTTCGACAACATCGTGGTTGGGCAGCCTTACTTCGTGCAGAAGAAGCGCGATAAAGCGGCCGTAGCCTACCACACCGCCCAGCCTGGCGAGAGTGTCGCCATTGTATCGCAGAAGTACGGGGTGCGTGCCAAAGCTATTTGGAACAAGAACCGCATGGCCCGCAATGAAGAGTTGCGCCCTGGTCGGGTACTTTGGCTGCAACACACCCGGCCCCGCGAAGTACCTATTGAGTATGCGCCAAGTACCAACGCAACCGCTCAGGCCGCTTTCGAGCGCCCCTTGGCCCGCCAAACGGCTAAGCCTACTCCGGCCGCTGCGCCGGCGCCGGCACCTAGCTCACCGAAACCCAAGGCAACCGAGCCAGAACCATATGCCGGCAACGTGGCTGCGCACAATCGGCTGGAGGAAGATGCAGCGGAAGAAGACAGCGTTACGATGACTTCCGGCGACTTAGCCACGGAAAATCTCAATGACCTGCCAGCTGCGCCCGCCGCTACCGTAACCACCGACTCTACTGCTGAAACTGAATCTACCACTGAACCTGCCGCCGCTCCGCCAGCGCCGGCAGCGCCCCGGACTGTGTATGCCGGGCGACCAACGCAGCAAGCCCCTTCAACGCCGACGCCAAGCACAGAGCCTGTGACCGAGGGCGCAGCCAGCAACCCTGCGGAAACGCCCGTGGCGAAAACACCTACTCCAGCACCGACTCCGAAGACGCCGGCCGCAGTCGTGCTGCGTGATCCGGCACCTGCCTCAACGCCAGCCGCCTCTAAGCCAGCCGCAACTACTGCGCCTTCTGGTGCGGCCGCCCCCTTAGTGGTGCCGGTAGCAACAGAGGCGTTGCCCGCAAATGGCTTGTACATCGTGCAGAAAAGCGAAGGAATCTATGCCATTGCCCGTCGCTACGGCTTGCGCCCCGCCGATCTGATTGCGTGGAACGAACTACCCCCGAACCCCTCGTTGCGCCTAGGCCAGACGCTGCGTCTCACGGGCCCTAGCACAGCTACGTCTGCTGCTACAACTGCCACGCCAACCACTCCAGCTCCAGCCGCCGCTCCCAAGCCGACTTCAAGCCCGGTATCAGCACCCGCCTCGGCGCCCAAGACCGCTGCGCCTGCCGCTACGGCTGCTCCTAGCCCACGCCCAGCCGCTGCTTCAGCGTCGACCGTTTCTTCTCCACCACCTGCCACGTCGCCTGCTCCGGCTACCAACGTCGTTCGGCACACGGTGGAGGCCAAGGAGTCGATGTACAGCATTTCGCGGAAGTATAAGGTGACGATCAAGCAGATAATGGAGTGGAACAACAAGCCTGATTTCAACGTGAAGCCAGGGGAAGTGCTCGTTATTCAGCCAGCTAATTAG